One Mycolicibacter sp. MU0083 DNA window includes the following coding sequences:
- a CDS encoding pyridoxal phosphate-dependent aminotransferase, with product MISRGRIIDVTTHQLSWSATGSQPRQRTFAQSTKLQDVLYEIRGPIHAQAARMEAEGHRILKLNIGNPAPFGFDAPDVIMRDMIQALPYAQGYSDSQGILPARRAVVTRYELVEGFPRFDVDDVYLGNGVSELITMVLQALLDNGDQVLLPAPDYPLWTAATSLAGGTPVHYLCDETQDWQPDVADMESKITERTKALVVINPNNPTGAVYSREVLTQIAELARKHQLLLLADEIYDKILYDDAEHTSLATLAPDLLCLTFNGLSKAYRVAGYRSGWVAITGPKEHATSFLEGINLLANMRLCPNVPAQHAIQVALGGHQSIDDLVLPGGRLLEQRDVAWSKLNEIPGVSCVKPRGALYAFPRLDPEVYPIESDEQLVLDLLLQEKILVTQGTGFNWPAPDHLRIVTLPWARDLSHAIERLGNFLVGYRP from the coding sequence TTGATCAGCCGTGGGAGAATCATCGACGTGACTACTCACCAGCTGTCCTGGTCTGCCACCGGCAGTCAACCGCGGCAGCGCACGTTCGCGCAGTCGACGAAACTGCAGGACGTCCTCTACGAGATCCGCGGTCCGATCCATGCCCAGGCCGCGCGGATGGAGGCCGAAGGGCACCGCATCCTCAAGCTCAACATCGGCAACCCGGCGCCGTTCGGGTTCGATGCGCCCGATGTGATCATGCGCGACATGATCCAGGCGCTGCCGTACGCCCAGGGTTACTCCGATTCCCAGGGCATCCTGCCGGCCCGACGCGCGGTGGTCACCCGCTACGAGCTGGTCGAGGGCTTCCCGCGATTCGACGTCGACGACGTCTACCTGGGCAACGGCGTATCCGAGCTGATCACGATGGTGCTGCAGGCCCTGCTGGACAACGGTGACCAGGTACTGCTGCCCGCCCCGGACTATCCGCTGTGGACCGCGGCGACATCGCTGGCCGGCGGCACCCCGGTGCACTATCTGTGCGACGAGACTCAAGACTGGCAGCCCGACGTCGCCGACATGGAATCGAAGATCACCGAACGCACCAAGGCGCTGGTGGTGATCAACCCGAACAACCCGACCGGCGCGGTGTACAGCCGCGAGGTGCTCACCCAGATCGCGGAGTTGGCCCGCAAACACCAACTCCTGCTGCTCGCCGACGAGATCTACGACAAGATCCTCTACGACGACGCCGAGCACACCAGCCTGGCCACCCTGGCACCGGACCTACTGTGCTTGACCTTCAACGGCCTGTCGAAGGCCTATCGGGTCGCCGGGTACCGCTCCGGCTGGGTGGCCATCACCGGCCCCAAGGAGCACGCGACCAGCTTCCTCGAGGGCATCAACCTGTTGGCGAACATGCGGTTGTGCCCGAATGTGCCGGCCCAGCACGCCATTCAGGTGGCGTTGGGCGGTCATCAGAGCATCGACGACCTGGTGCTGCCCGGCGGGCGGCTACTCGAACAGCGTGACGTCGCCTGGAGCAAGCTCAACGAGATCCCGGGTGTCTCCTGCGTGAAGCCCCGCGGAGCCCTCTACGCGTTTCCCCGGCTGGACCCCGAGGTCTATCCGATCGAGAGCGACGAGCAACTGGTGCTGGACCTGCTGTTGCAGGAGAAGATCCTGGTCACCCAGGGCACCGGCTTCAACTGGCCGGCCCCGGACCACCTGCGGATCGTCACGCTGCCGTGGGCACGCGACTTGTCCCACGCCATCGAGCGACTGGGCAACTTCCTGGTCGGCTACCGCCCCTAG